One region of Acipenser ruthenus unplaced genomic scaffold, fAciRut3.2 maternal haplotype, whole genome shotgun sequence genomic DNA includes:
- the LOC117404553 gene encoding phospholipase D2 isoform X2: MYGRVNLDSAVAAADSGGGCSAMSAPPEGVLEETVVAVRVDGNLRPFQTDLPINCDELDCLGDATEERPLLIAYHLKDLRDSNVPPFLKGVPITCSVVNTERHTTRSKVRICTLYSVRLTHGEFSWTVKRKFKHFQELHRDLQTHRMFMSLLPR; this comes from the exons GAGAGTGAATCTGGACAGTGCAGTTGCTGCTGCTGACTCAGGGGGAGGGTGCAGTGCCATGTCTGCTCCACCGGAGGGCGTGCTGGAGGAGACAGTGGTGGCCGTGCGAGTCGATGGGAATCTGAGGCCCTTCCAGACAGACCTGCCAATCAACTGTGATGAACTGGACTGCCTCGGAGACGCTACAG aggaGCGTCCCTTGCTCATCGCTTATCACCTGAAGGACCTGCGGGACAGCAATGTTCCTCCGTTCCTGAAGGGGGTGCCCATCACCTGCAGTGTGGTAAACACGGAGCGACACACCACCAGATCCAAG gttcGTATCTGCACCCTGTATTCTGTGCGTTTGACTCACGGCGAGTTCAGCTGGACAGTGAAGAGGAAGTTTAAGCATTTTCAGGAGCTGCACAGGGATCTGCAGACTCACAGGATGTTCAT